The Mauremys mutica isolate MM-2020 ecotype Southern chromosome 1, ASM2049712v1, whole genome shotgun sequence genome has a segment encoding these proteins:
- the LOC123356299 gene encoding zinc finger protein 256-like yields MGKRKKTCTEGGKNLYHYSVLIKHRRIHTGERPFECSECGKSFNRSSHLIRHQRIHAGERPYECSECGKSFNRSSHLIRHQIIHTGERPYQCSDCGKSFTSSSALSDHQKIHTGERPYQCSECGKNFTHRSGFFRHQKIHTGERPYECSECGKSFNRSSHLVRHQIIHKGERPYKCSDCGKSFTSSSALSEHHKIHTGERPYQCSDCGKTFNRSSNLFTHQRIHTGERPYECSECGNTF; encoded by the coding sequence atgggaaagagaaaaaaaacatgcACTGAGGGAGGGAAAAATTTATATCACTACTCAGTCCTCATAAagcatcggagaatccacacaggagagaggccctttgaatgcagtgagtgtgggaaaagcttcaatcgcagctcgcaccttattaggcatcagagaatccatgcaggggagaggccctatgaatgcagtgagtgtgggaaaagctttaatcgcagctcgcaccttattaggcatcagataatccacacaggggagagaccctatcAATGCAGtgattgtgggaaaagcttcactagcagctcagccctttctgatcatcagaaaatccacacaggggagagaccctatcaatgcagtgagtgtgggaaaaacttcactcacagatcaggctTTTTTcgccatcagaaaatccacacaggggagaggccatatgaatgcagtgagtgtgggaaaagctttaatcgcAGCTCACACCTTGTTAGGCATCAGATAATCCACAAaggggagagaccctataaatgcagtgattgtgggaaaagcttcactagcagctcagccctttctgaacaccacaaaatccacacaggggagaggccctatcagtgcagtgactgtggaaaaaccttcaatcgcagctcaaacctttttacccatcagagaattcacacgggggaaaggccctatgaatgcagtgagtgtgggaataccttc